CCGAGTGACGGTTTCTGCCTGCGGCGCTCAGAATCAGCGTCAGCGCCATCACGAGAATGGCGGCAAGGGGCCATCGATACCACGGGAGAACGCCCCCGAGGAGGGCTGCAACCTCTGCCGCCCTCGGGCCCCATCTGCGTGCCGCCATCCAGGGCAGCGCCGCCGCGAGCACAACGGTCAGCGCCAGCGGCAAGGCCTCGACACCGCTCAACCCGAGCCCGGTCGCCGCTCGCGCGGCCAGCCCCAGGAAGATCGCGAACAGGGGCTGTCGACGACCCGGTACTCGGCCCCAAGACGTGGCTGCCACCGCCCAGATCGCAAGCAGCAGCAACGGCGGCAGGACCATGCGCCGCATGAGTCCGGACCCGACCATAGTGATTGCGAAGGCTACAGGCACCAGCGATGCTTCGGCCAGGCGTCTGCGCGTACTGCCAGAGGCCCACCAGCCGCTGGGTAGGAAGGCCAGCGCGACCGAGATTGACACCAACACCGCCTCCGGCCAGGAAACGGCGTCCAGCATGCCCAGGACCGCAGCCAGTGCGGCGAACGCCACGGGTGTGACCCAGGCCGTTACCCGCACCTGATCCTCCACGAGGCGTTGGCCGGATTTCGCAACATCCCCGGGAGTATACCGGTGGGTATGGAGGACAAGAAATACACGGCCGCGAACCTGACCCGCCATCCCGATCGCAACTGGCACGCCTCGGCGGCTTGTGCCAAGATGACGCCGTGAAACACGAAGGCGCCTATTCGGTGGTCATCGTCACCTGCAACCACGCAGAAACCCTGGGCGCCTGCCTGGACGCGGTCGAGCGCCTCGAGCCGGCACCGGTGAAGCTGGTGGTGGTGGACAACGCCTCGGCGGACAACTCGGCCGACATCGCCGCCTCGTTTGCCGGCAAGCCCACCACGGAAGTGCTGCGCGAGAAGGAAAACACAGGATTCGCAGCCGCCGCCAACCGCGGAATCTCCACCACCTCCGAACCCTGGGTCCTGCTCCTCAATCCGGATTGCGCGCCGAGCCCCGACCTCCCCCGATGTCTCCTCGCCGCCGCCGCAGGCGGGCCGGAGACGGAAAGAATCGGCTCCCTCAGCCCGAAGCTCCTGCGCGGTGAAGGTCCGAATCTGGAGCCACAGCCAGTGATCGACGCAGCAGGCATGCTCGTGACCTGCTCGGGCCGCCATTTCGACCGAGGTTCCGGCGCTCCCGACGAGGGTTCGTGCGATCGTCCGGCCTGGGTCTTCGGAGGAACCGCCGCAGCCATTCTCTATCGGCGGGCGGCGCTCGACGATGTCGCCTACCCGGGTCAGGAGTACTTCGCCGAACCATTCTTCGCCTACCGTGAGGACGCTGAGCTCGCCTGGCGCCTCCAACTCCGTGACTGGCGATGCCTCTACGCGCCGTCGGCCACAGCTGCCCACCGCCGCGGCTTCCGGCCCGAAGAGGGGCGCGCCGGCCATCGGGAGATCAACCGGTTCTCGGTGCGAAATCGCTTCCTTTTGCGCCGGCACTGCGCGGACCTCGCCTGGCATGTACATTGTTTCCCCGGGTGGCTGTTGCGCGACATGCTGGTGATCGGAGCGTGTCTCACG
The DNA window shown above is from Acidobacteriota bacterium and carries:
- a CDS encoding glycosyltransferase family 2 protein, which produces MKHEGAYSVVIVTCNHAETLGACLDAVERLEPAPVKLVVVDNASADNSADIAASFAGKPTTEVLREKENTGFAAAANRGISTTSEPWVLLLNPDCAPSPDLPRCLLAAAAGGPETERIGSLSPKLLRGEGPNLEPQPVIDAAGMLVTCSGRHFDRGSGAPDEGSCDRPAWVFGGTAAAILYRRAALDDVAYPGQEYFAEPFFAYREDAELAWRLQLRDWRCLYAPSATAAHRRGFRPEEGRAGHREINRFSVRNRFLLRRHCADLAWHVHCFPGWLLRDMLVIGACLTVERSSLPGLIDVWRLRRDSKRRRSWVLGRRTVPTRRINAWFRRRGRVEEVEEA